In Brevibacillus brevis NBRC 100599, a single genomic region encodes these proteins:
- a CDS encoding DMT family transporter translates to MNPLYVGVLYIFGSAAGFGVMSIFAVYAYEAGVSVSTLLFLRFLLATALFFGLLLWRKESLRLDKRQVLAMFCLGGILYTLQSLSFFSAVQYIPTSMAALLLYTFPVFVAILSYFVEKERLTKKTVIAMLITLVGLGLVLGLSFGGIQPVGVLLALAAALFYSVYIVVGNRVVKGVSSYVTSAYIALFATISTFFIALKDGGVDLSFAVQGWWAILGIVVFSTVVAISFFFRGLQLIGSTKASVLSTLEPVVTFGFSALLFGEAFSLLQLLGGCAVLVGAALIVSGKGGEPELAPKQASS, encoded by the coding sequence GTGAATCCGCTGTATGTCGGTGTGTTATATATTTTCGGATCGGCTGCTGGTTTTGGCGTCATGTCTATTTTTGCTGTGTACGCCTACGAAGCGGGTGTGTCTGTTTCGACGCTCTTGTTTTTGCGATTTTTATTGGCGACTGCCCTGTTTTTTGGTTTGTTGCTCTGGCGCAAGGAGTCACTTCGCTTGGATAAAAGACAGGTGCTCGCGATGTTTTGTCTCGGCGGGATTTTGTACACGCTGCAATCCCTTAGCTTTTTCTCGGCGGTACAGTACATCCCGACCTCCATGGCGGCCTTGCTGCTGTATACATTTCCGGTGTTTGTTGCCATATTGAGCTACTTCGTCGAGAAAGAGCGGCTGACGAAAAAGACTGTCATCGCCATGCTGATTACACTCGTCGGTCTTGGACTGGTGCTCGGCTTGTCATTTGGCGGGATTCAGCCGGTTGGCGTATTGTTGGCTCTTGCTGCGGCGCTGTTTTATTCCGTATATATTGTGGTGGGGAATCGTGTGGTAAAAGGTGTTTCGTCTTATGTAACATCTGCGTACATCGCCCTGTTTGCTACCATTTCTACCTTTTTCATTGCGCTAAAAGACGGAGGGGTCGATCTGTCTTTTGCGGTACAAGGGTGGTGGGCGATTTTGGGGATCGTCGTTTTTTCTACGGTGGTCGCCATCAGTTTTTTTTTCCGCGGCTTACAACTAATTGGGTCAACCAAAGCGTCGGTGCTAAGCACGCTGGAGCCTGTTGTCACGTTTGGGTTTTCGGCGTTGTTGTTTGGCGAAGCTTTTAGCTTGCTTCAGCTGTTGGGGGGATGTGCAGTGCTCGTCGGTGCTGCGCTGATTGTTTCGGGGAAAGGCGGGGAGCCAGAGCTGGCACCCAAGCAGGCTTCTTCATAA
- a CDS encoding diacylglycerol kinase: MKRARLIYNPSSGREIVRRRLPEILDLMESAGYETSCHATRGEDDATEEAARAVARGFDVILAAGGDGTIYEVVNGMAEHKARPSLGIIPCGTSNDFARAVGIPKSITRATEIITKGKKKRIDLGRINNRYFMNIAGGGSLTNLTYEVPSKLKTLIGQMAYYVKGLEKLPSLHPIRVRLESRREVLLDEEIMVFLIANSRSVGGFDRLAPDADLSDGKLDVIVVKKMNIAEFIRLATQAVRGEHLKDPNILYFQADYIKATSPGGEKVQLNLDGELGGQLPCVVEALPGHIELFVP, encoded by the coding sequence TTGAAACGAGCCAGATTAATCTACAATCCAAGCTCCGGCCGGGAGATCGTGCGTCGGCGATTGCCGGAAATCCTCGATTTAATGGAGTCGGCCGGATATGAAACTTCATGCCATGCGACCAGAGGGGAAGATGATGCGACAGAAGAAGCTGCTCGTGCAGTAGCTCGCGGTTTTGACGTCATCTTGGCCGCTGGTGGAGATGGAACCATATATGAAGTAGTCAATGGGATGGCAGAGCACAAAGCACGCCCATCTCTTGGAATAATCCCCTGCGGAACGAGCAATGATTTTGCCCGTGCGGTCGGTATTCCGAAATCGATCACACGAGCAACGGAGATTATCACCAAGGGCAAGAAGAAACGCATTGACCTGGGACGCATCAACAACCGCTATTTTATGAATATCGCAGGTGGCGGCTCTCTGACGAATTTGACCTACGAGGTCCCAAGCAAGCTGAAAACGCTAATCGGCCAAATGGCGTATTACGTCAAAGGTTTGGAGAAGCTGCCGTCGCTGCACCCGATCCGTGTTCGTCTGGAGAGCCGCAGAGAGGTGCTGTTGGATGAAGAGATCATGGTGTTCCTCATCGCCAATAGCCGATCCGTAGGCGGCTTCGACAGGCTCGCCCCAGATGCGGACTTGTCAGACGGCAAGCTGGATGTCATCGTCGTGAAAAAGATGAATATTGCGGAGTTTATCCGCCTGGCGACACAGGCAGTTCGCGGCGAGCACTTAAAGGACCCGAACATCCTGTATTTCCAGGCAGATTACATCAAAGCCACTTCGCCGGGCGGAGAGAAGGTTCAGCTCAATCTGGACGGTGAGCTGGGCGGACAGCTGCCTTGCGTGGTGGAAGCATTGCCGGGGCATATCGAGTTGTTCGTCCCGTAA
- the rlmD gene encoding 23S rRNA (uracil(1939)-C(5))-methyltransferase RlmD: MAKTTKKRRGPHPTAKVELDVPVRVGQTVEVEITGLNHEGAGVGRIEGYTLFVDGALAGERVHARVDHVKKNFGFAKLTEVIEASTHRFLPPCPLYDRCGGCSLQHLAYEEQLRHKQQIVRDNLRRIGGFQVEGEGAITVHPTLGMSDPWRYRNKAQVPIGEENGALVGGFYAEKSHSIIDMNECLIQHQVNDEAVAVVKQAATKLNITAYDEVRHSGLLRHVVVKVGVKTGEVMVVLVTTEEQIPQRDQLVEAICTQVAGVTSIVQNINPDKTNVIFGKKTVTLWGSDVIYDYIGPIKFAISARSFYQVNPAQTEVLYNKTLEYAGATGTETVIDAYCGIGTISLFLAQKSKHVYGVEIVPEAIADANRNAQLNGVENATFEAGPAEVVIPAWKEKGIRADVIVVDPPRKGCDEALLTTILEMQPERVVYVSCNPSTLARDLKVLAERYEVKEVQPVDMFPHTGHVESVAVLVRVSIVAQEPYK, from the coding sequence GTGGCGAAGACAACAAAGAAGCGGCGCGGTCCGCACCCGACAGCCAAAGTTGAGCTGGACGTCCCTGTACGTGTCGGACAAACCGTGGAAGTGGAGATAACCGGACTGAACCACGAAGGAGCAGGAGTCGGCCGGATTGAAGGATATACGCTGTTCGTGGATGGCGCACTTGCAGGAGAGCGGGTTCATGCGCGTGTCGATCATGTGAAGAAAAACTTCGGCTTTGCCAAGCTGACAGAAGTAATAGAAGCGAGTACCCATCGCTTCCTGCCGCCCTGTCCGCTGTACGACCGTTGCGGAGGCTGTTCGTTGCAGCATCTCGCATATGAGGAGCAGCTGCGACACAAGCAGCAAATCGTGCGGGACAACCTGCGGCGCATTGGCGGTTTCCAAGTCGAAGGGGAAGGGGCCATTACCGTACATCCGACACTCGGCATGAGTGATCCGTGGCGCTATCGCAACAAGGCTCAGGTACCAATCGGCGAGGAAAACGGGGCGTTGGTCGGTGGTTTTTACGCAGAGAAATCCCACTCGATCATCGACATGAACGAATGCCTCATCCAGCATCAGGTGAATGATGAAGCAGTGGCAGTCGTGAAGCAGGCGGCGACCAAGCTGAATATCACGGCCTATGACGAGGTGCGCCATTCAGGCTTGTTGCGTCATGTGGTTGTAAAGGTTGGAGTCAAGACGGGGGAAGTCATGGTCGTGCTCGTAACGACGGAGGAGCAGATCCCGCAACGAGATCAGCTGGTGGAAGCGATTTGTACACAGGTCGCTGGTGTGACGAGTATCGTGCAGAACATCAACCCGGACAAGACCAATGTTATTTTTGGCAAAAAGACCGTGACGCTCTGGGGCAGCGATGTGATTTACGATTACATCGGTCCGATCAAGTTTGCCATTTCGGCGCGGTCGTTTTATCAGGTCAATCCTGCTCAGACAGAGGTGCTGTACAACAAGACGTTGGAGTACGCGGGTGCTACTGGTACGGAGACGGTCATTGATGCGTATTGCGGTATCGGGACGATTTCGCTGTTTTTGGCGCAGAAGTCCAAGCATGTGTACGGTGTGGAGATTGTGCCGGAAGCGATTGCGGATGCGAATCGGAATGCGCAGTTGAATGGCGTGGAGAATGCGACGTTTGAGGCAGGGCCTGCGGAGGTTGTGATTCCTGCTTGGAAAGAGAAGGGCATACGGGCGGATGTGATTGTCGTTGACCCGCCGCGCAAAGGCTGTGATGAGGCGTTGTTGACGACGATTTTGGAGATGCAGCCGGAGAGAGTGGTTTATGTGTCTTGTAATCCTTCTACGTTGGCGAGGGATTTGAAGGTGCTTGCTGAGAGGTATGAGGTGAAGGAAGTGCAGCCGGTGGATATGTTTCCGCATACGGGGCATGTGGAGTCGGTGGCTGTGTTGGTTAGGGTTAGTATAGTTGCCCAAGAACCATATAAATAG
- a CDS encoding ABC transporter permease, translating to MGLHVVWTVLKKELMDLFRDRKAWMGTLLVPLLVIPFVFFLLGTSYSNVEKEAREYIPLAVQGSSSLIAVLQKNPAVQILEPSNPEQALQAGQLRAILTIPAGFDEEIAAGKTAQLSVAYDSTNQKSVYARTLLEQTVEAYSKEVVAKRLNQAGLSEQTIQPIVSTFQNAASEERKSGGMLAGIIPLMLVVSLASAGMAAANDLVAGEKERGTLESLLTAPIAAQHILTAKLLAVMTMSTMGAVASLISVTLAMRLGPMATEGDHFTLAFFSPVTLLVLIVTILLLAALFAGLELVLSTIAKSFKEGQTYMSAVLFLAMVPSYMLMPVSPVDIPAHYYVMPVFNGVALSKEVFYGKVDPMHVLLGIGSLLVYVVFTIFLASRIFRREGAGLKH from the coding sequence ATGGGCTTACATGTCGTTTGGACCGTATTGAAAAAAGAGCTGATGGACTTGTTTCGCGATCGCAAGGCGTGGATGGGGACGCTATTGGTGCCACTGCTCGTCATTCCGTTCGTCTTCTTTTTACTGGGGACGTCGTATAGCAATGTGGAAAAAGAAGCGAGGGAGTACATCCCGCTAGCTGTGCAAGGATCATCTTCGTTGATTGCTGTTTTGCAAAAAAATCCCGCTGTTCAAATTCTGGAGCCGTCCAATCCGGAGCAAGCACTGCAAGCAGGTCAGCTGCGCGCTATTTTGACAATCCCGGCTGGTTTCGATGAAGAGATCGCGGCGGGAAAAACAGCGCAGTTATCGGTTGCCTATGACTCGACTAATCAAAAGTCTGTCTATGCCCGTACGTTGCTCGAGCAGACAGTAGAGGCTTACAGCAAGGAAGTCGTAGCGAAAAGGCTGAACCAAGCGGGCTTGTCTGAGCAGACGATTCAGCCGATTGTCTCCACCTTTCAAAATGCAGCCTCTGAGGAAAGGAAGTCTGGAGGGATGCTGGCTGGCATTATTCCGTTGATGTTGGTAGTCTCACTCGCATCCGCAGGAATGGCCGCAGCGAATGATCTCGTCGCCGGTGAAAAAGAACGGGGAACGCTCGAATCGCTGTTGACGGCGCCGATTGCAGCCCAGCACATCCTCACGGCAAAGCTGTTGGCTGTCATGACGATGAGTACCATGGGGGCAGTAGCATCGCTAATTTCTGTCACCTTGGCCATGCGTCTGGGACCGATGGCGACGGAAGGAGATCATTTTACACTCGCGTTCTTCTCGCCTGTCACCTTGTTGGTGCTTATCGTGACTATTTTGTTGTTGGCGGCGCTTTTTGCAGGGTTGGAGCTTGTTTTGAGTACGATTGCCAAGTCTTTTAAAGAAGGACAGACGTACATGAGTGCTGTCCTGTTTTTGGCGATGGTCCCCTCGTACATGCTGATGCCAGTCAGTCCGGTCGACATCCCTGCACATTATTACGTGATGCCTGTGTTCAACGGCGTCGCATTGTCCAAGGAAGTGTTTTACGGCAAGGTCGACCCGATGCATGTGCTTCTGGGGATTGGCTCCCTGCTTGTCTATGTGGTTTTCACTATTTTTCTCGCGTCGCGCATATTCCGCAGAGAAGGAGCGGGGTTAAAGCACTGA
- a CDS encoding ROK family glucokinase, whose protein sequence is MKKIIVGVDVGGTAIKMALITPDGELVTKMQEPTPVADGEDGILQKIVDMSHDLLAQHGYSLAQVCGIGVGVPGPVDGEKGIVFQAVNLHWRQPVLLKEKLEALTGLPVAVDNDANVAALGEMWQGAGQGAQDLVLITLGTGVGGGVILNGKVIHGINGVGGEIGHITMTPDSGAPCNCGKTGCLETYTSATAIIREGRFAATNGSSPALAAVLAAKGSIAAKDVLEAAVAGDTAALAIIDQVALYLGLALSHLANVLNPAKFMIGGGVAAAGDFLFSRIRESFKRFVPFSYVVESTEIVPAKLGNDAGVYGAGWLIRSQMHES, encoded by the coding sequence GTGAAGAAGATCATCGTGGGAGTAGATGTGGGTGGCACTGCAATCAAGATGGCTTTGATTACGCCAGACGGCGAGCTGGTTACAAAAATGCAAGAACCGACGCCAGTTGCGGACGGCGAGGATGGCATTTTGCAAAAAATCGTAGACATGTCTCATGATCTTCTTGCGCAGCATGGCTATTCTCTTGCACAAGTCTGCGGAATCGGTGTAGGCGTACCCGGCCCCGTTGATGGCGAGAAGGGAATCGTCTTCCAAGCGGTGAATCTTCACTGGCGCCAACCCGTTTTGTTAAAAGAAAAATTGGAAGCCCTTACAGGTCTGCCGGTAGCGGTCGACAACGATGCCAATGTCGCAGCCCTCGGGGAAATGTGGCAAGGTGCAGGCCAAGGTGCACAAGACCTCGTTCTCATTACACTCGGCACAGGTGTAGGTGGAGGCGTCATTTTGAATGGAAAGGTCATCCATGGCATTAACGGTGTGGGCGGCGAAATCGGTCACATCACGATGACTCCAGATAGCGGTGCCCCTTGCAATTGCGGCAAAACAGGTTGTCTCGAAACATATACGTCTGCGACTGCCATCATTCGTGAAGGGCGATTTGCCGCTACAAACGGATCAAGCCCAGCACTTGCCGCTGTACTAGCCGCCAAAGGAAGCATTGCCGCCAAGGATGTCCTCGAGGCAGCCGTAGCAGGAGACACAGCAGCTCTCGCGATTATCGATCAAGTGGCACTCTATCTCGGTCTCGCTCTCTCTCATTTGGCGAATGTGCTCAATCCTGCTAAGTTTATGATCGGTGGTGGCGTGGCTGCAGCAGGTGACTTCCTCTTTTCCCGAATCCGCGAATCATTCAAACGCTTCGTTCCATTCAGCTATGTCGTTGAGTCCACAGAGATCGTTCCGGCCAAACTCGGCAATGATGCGGGGGTGTACGGTGCGGGCTGGTTAATCCGCTCACAGATGCACGAATCCTGA
- a CDS encoding ABC transporter ATP-binding protein codes for MIEVKDVSKRFKEIAAVQHVSFRVEAGEVYGLLGENGAGKTTTMRMMATVLSPTEGDIEISGFSVRQQPLEVRRRIGILFGGDVGLYSRLTARENIAYFGRLYGLEQARLEERTRSLSRMLEMDAFLDRRVGAFSRGMKQKVAIARTLVHDPDVILLDEPTTGLDVTAATIFRRMVGKLQEEGKTILFSSHNMGEISKLCKRVALMHKGKLRFAGGLDALREEFGTEDLDDIFMAVVEGSEG; via the coding sequence TTGATTGAGGTCAAGGATGTTAGCAAGCGATTTAAGGAAATCGCAGCGGTCCAGCATGTATCGTTTCGGGTCGAGGCAGGCGAGGTTTACGGACTTCTCGGCGAAAACGGTGCGGGTAAGACAACGACGATGCGCATGATGGCGACGGTTTTGAGCCCGACCGAGGGAGATATCGAGATTAGCGGGTTTTCCGTTCGGCAGCAACCGCTTGAAGTGCGCCGCAGAATCGGCATTTTGTTCGGGGGAGATGTGGGTCTTTACAGCCGTTTGACAGCGCGGGAAAATATCGCGTATTTTGGTCGTCTATACGGTTTGGAGCAAGCGAGGCTTGAGGAGCGGACCCGCAGTCTGAGCCGGATGCTTGAGATGGACGCTTTTTTAGACAGGCGAGTGGGTGCCTTTTCCCGGGGAATGAAGCAAAAGGTAGCGATTGCCCGGACGCTCGTGCACGATCCCGATGTCATTTTGTTGGATGAACCGACGACAGGACTGGATGTAACGGCTGCCACAATCTTTCGAAGAATGGTCGGAAAGCTGCAAGAAGAGGGGAAGACGATTCTGTTTTCCAGTCACAACATGGGCGAGATTAGTAAGCTGTGCAAAAGAGTTGCGCTCATGCACAAGGGCAAGCTGCGGTTCGCCGGGGGCTTGGATGCTTTACGTGAGGAGTTTGGGACAGAGGATCTGGACGACATTTTCATGGCTGTCGTGGAAGGGAGCGAGGGCTGA